A portion of the Bacteroides faecium genome contains these proteins:
- a CDS encoding fimbrillin family protein, with protein MKKILTFMFAAALLASCQQEEKEVTTPDNSRITLSPIITRATETSFENTDQIGVTITQSNDFVYAANKLMTYNNGVFTSDLTWYPEGNDESQIVAYYPYNAAGAPTTFTVENDQTTGYTASDLMAASKSGVRPSTDAISMTFKHLLTKLIINVENATQSGISSVVLKGSIPTATLDLAALSVTADENAAATDITAQTVTADKTYRAIVIPQTVAFTLEVTTADGNTLSQRLTSTTLVQGGQYNVDIRVLPDDIIVTLSHEITDWTNEGSIGADNEVPFEEHLDENYFLYDGVKYNTVTFANGATWMAEPLIYLPKGFTPSTDPTADSHIWYPYEIVDGATVATTEESAIKELGYLYDLQAALGGKEITDTNLNSFEGAQGICPKGWHIPTRLEYFNLVGKSTNDVDGKVPADGDKALFYDATYDGGKITSLNNAGFNYRFSGVRMATSLTGTGSYQKTAIASEDNIQAAWHGKPAMNYHMTSTAYKPIYNSTSGLLTNIQFFGLMSTINTSKYPEGRLSLSYVSVKAGMQLRCVRD; from the coding sequence ATGAAGAAGATTTTGACGTTTATGTTTGCAGCAGCGCTTCTGGCATCCTGCCAGCAAGAAGAGAAGGAAGTGACGACTCCCGATAATAGCCGCATCACCCTCTCCCCCATCATCACACGTGCCACAGAAACAAGCTTTGAGAATACAGACCAAATCGGCGTAACAATTACCCAAAGCAATGATTTCGTATATGCAGCAAATAAGCTGATGACTTATAATAACGGAGTATTCACCAGTGACTTGACTTGGTATCCGGAAGGAAATGACGAATCGCAGATAGTAGCTTATTATCCTTACAATGCAGCCGGAGCCCCGACTACATTCACCGTAGAAAATGACCAGACAACCGGCTACACAGCATCCGACCTTATGGCCGCCAGCAAATCAGGCGTACGTCCTTCCACCGATGCTATCAGTATGACATTCAAGCATCTGCTTACCAAATTAATTATTAATGTAGAGAATGCTACCCAATCCGGCATATCGTCCGTGGTATTGAAAGGCTCTATTCCGACTGCGACTCTCGACTTGGCAGCCCTTTCGGTTACGGCAGACGAGAATGCAGCAGCAACAGACATTACAGCGCAAACTGTTACAGCCGATAAAACTTACCGTGCCATTGTAATTCCCCAAACGGTTGCTTTCACTCTTGAAGTAACAACTGCCGACGGCAATACTTTATCACAGAGACTCACATCTACCACCTTAGTTCAAGGCGGACAGTATAATGTAGATATCCGTGTATTGCCCGATGACATCATTGTTACACTCAGCCATGAAATTACAGACTGGACGAATGAAGGTTCAATCGGCGCAGACAATGAAGTTCCTTTCGAAGAACATCTTGACGAGAACTATTTCCTGTATGACGGAGTGAAATACAATACCGTAACCTTCGCGAACGGAGCAACATGGATGGCTGAACCGCTTATCTATCTCCCGAAAGGATTTACTCCTTCCACCGACCCGACCGCAGATTCACATATCTGGTATCCGTATGAAATTGTAGACGGTGCAACCGTAGCTACAACTGAAGAAAGTGCCATAAAAGAATTGGGCTATCTCTATGACCTGCAAGCTGCCTTGGGCGGTAAGGAAATCACCGATACTAACTTGAACAGCTTTGAAGGAGCACAAGGTATCTGTCCGAAAGGATGGCACATACCGACACGCCTGGAGTACTTTAACCTGGTAGGAAAATCAACGAACGACGTTGACGGTAAAGTCCCGGCCGACGGTGATAAAGCTCTTTTCTATGATGCAACTTATGACGGTGGCAAAATAACATCACTTAATAATGCAGGGTTCAATTACCGGTTCTCCGGTGTCCGTATGGCAACAAGCCTTACAGGCACAGGCAGTTATCAAAAGACTGCAATAGCCAGCGAAGACAACATTCAAGCCGCATGGCATGGGAAACCGGCAATGAATTACCATATGACTTCGACTGCCTACAAACCCATATACAACAGCACTTCCGGATTATTAACCAACATACAGTTCTTTGGATTGATGAGTACAATCAATACAAGCAAGTATCCGGAAGGCAGATTATCACTATCTTATGTCAGCGTCAAAGCCGGCATGCAACTCCGTTGCGTAAGGGACTAA
- a CDS encoding TonB-dependent receptor: MKYCHFNIALWGLLFCNLFEAAANSNIYTISGRVTEAKTNIPLPGASIVVKGTYLWAVSNQKGEFTIPGVQSGKYNVEVSFLGYVPTTLPVDVHKDIKNLTIQLKENTLALEGVVVTAQAPKNELNTTLTIGSNALEHLQVSNVSDISALLPGGKTKVPDLTANNIFSLRNGGSTAGNIAFGTAVEVDGVRIGNNGSFGDMNGADTRSIAVADIESVEVITGVPSAEYGDLNSGMVKINTRKGKTPWNILLSINPRTEQVSFSKGLDLGNDKGVININGEWTKATQKLISPYTSYTRRSFSAGYSNTFHKVFRFDIGVTGNIGGMNTKDDPDAYSGEYTKVRDNVFRANTSLAWLLNKPWITNLKFDASVYYNDNNSHAHTFYSSASEQPAVHATQEGYFLASKLPYSYFADQVVDSKELDYAASLKYEWNRRFGTVNSNLKAGVQWKATGNVGEGEYYKDPALAPNGYRPRPYSAYPYMHNVSFYAEESLSLPVGNTMLRLMAGVRWENLFIKGTEYNSLNSLSPRFNARWQLNEHIATRGGWGISEKLPSFYMLYPKQEYRDIQTFGFSYNNNESSYVYYSQPYTLLHNKNLRWQKNQNSEIGIDLNVARTRISLVGYFNRTKLPYKYTSAYTPFAYDILQLPDGFTMPTNPQINVDSQTGMVYIRENESDYWTPMDVKVTDRTFVKSTSPDNGMDVIRRGAELIVDFPEITPIRTQFRIDAAYTYTKYIDNSLSYYYQNGWSHTDTSLPNRSYQYVGIYANGDNSSITANGKRTHSLDANITAITRIPKARLIISCRLEASLVKRSQNISEYKGKEYAFKVSESSNARTEGSIYDGDSYTAIWPVAYLDLNNEMHPFTSAEAENPEFSYLIRKSGNAYTFAADGYDPYFSANINITKEIGDHISLSLNAINFTNSRPYVKSRATGVSALFTPDFYYGLTCRIKF, encoded by the coding sequence TAGCATTGTGGGGGCTATTATTTTGTAATCTATTTGAAGCTGCTGCTAATTCAAACATCTATACAATCTCCGGTCGCGTGACCGAAGCAAAAACGAATATCCCCTTGCCAGGTGCATCTATTGTTGTCAAAGGCACCTACTTATGGGCTGTATCCAATCAGAAAGGAGAGTTTACGATACCGGGAGTACAAAGCGGGAAATATAATGTAGAAGTGTCCTTTCTAGGTTATGTGCCGACAACTCTTCCCGTAGATGTACACAAAGACATCAAGAATCTGACTATCCAACTCAAAGAAAACACCCTCGCATTGGAAGGAGTGGTTGTCACCGCACAAGCCCCGAAAAACGAGTTGAATACTACGCTGACTATTGGCAGCAATGCCTTGGAGCATCTCCAAGTGTCCAATGTCAGTGATATTTCCGCCTTACTCCCCGGGGGAAAGACGAAAGTACCCGACCTTACCGCCAATAACATTTTCTCATTGCGCAACGGTGGCTCGACAGCGGGCAATATCGCTTTCGGAACAGCCGTAGAAGTAGACGGTGTACGTATCGGCAACAATGGCTCGTTCGGTGACATGAACGGTGCGGATACCCGGAGCATTGCCGTGGCAGATATTGAATCGGTGGAAGTTATCACGGGCGTACCGTCAGCCGAATATGGAGATTTAAACAGCGGTATGGTTAAAATCAACACCAGAAAAGGAAAGACGCCCTGGAACATATTACTATCCATCAATCCCCGCACGGAACAGGTTTCATTTTCAAAGGGACTTGATTTAGGGAACGACAAAGGCGTTATCAACATAAACGGGGAATGGACAAAGGCTACCCAAAAGCTGATTTCTCCTTATACCTCTTATACAAGAAGAAGTTTCTCCGCCGGATACAGCAATACTTTCCACAAAGTATTCCGGTTCGATATCGGTGTCACGGGTAATATCGGCGGGATGAATACCAAAGACGACCCAGACGCATATTCAGGCGAATATACCAAAGTGAGGGATAACGTATTCCGTGCCAATACTTCACTGGCGTGGTTGCTCAATAAACCGTGGATAACCAACCTCAAATTTGACGCATCGGTGTATTATAATGATAATAACTCGCACGCGCACACTTTCTATTCTTCCGCATCCGAGCAACCGGCGGTGCACGCCACTCAAGAAGGGTATTTCCTGGCAAGCAAACTGCCATACTCTTATTTTGCCGACCAGGTGGTCGATTCCAAAGAACTGGATTACGCTGCATCCTTGAAGTATGAATGGAACCGTCGGTTCGGGACTGTAAACAGTAATCTGAAAGCAGGTGTCCAATGGAAAGCAACGGGGAATGTGGGTGAAGGCGAATATTACAAAGACCCCGCATTGGCTCCGAACGGTTACCGCCCGCGTCCTTATAGCGCATATCCGTATATGCATAACGTTTCGTTTTATGCAGAGGAAAGCCTGTCGCTGCCTGTCGGGAATACAATGCTCAGGCTGATGGCAGGTGTACGCTGGGAAAATCTATTTATCAAAGGGACGGAATATAACAGTCTGAACAGTCTTTCGCCACGCTTCAATGCCCGGTGGCAGTTGAACGAACATATCGCTACTCGCGGTGGATGGGGAATTTCGGAGAAATTACCTTCTTTCTATATGCTGTATCCCAAGCAGGAATACCGGGACATACAGACTTTCGGATTCTCTTATAACAACAATGAGTCATCTTATGTGTATTATAGCCAGCCCTACACCCTGCTACACAATAAGAATCTCCGCTGGCAAAAGAACCAAAACTCAGAAATAGGTATCGACCTCAATGTTGCCCGTACCCGAATTTCACTAGTCGGATACTTCAACCGCACGAAACTGCCGTATAAATACACAAGTGCTTATACCCCGTTCGCATACGATATACTCCAATTACCCGATGGATTCACCATGCCGACTAACCCGCAAATCAATGTAGACAGCCAGACGGGAATGGTTTATATACGTGAAAACGAATCGGACTACTGGACTCCGATGGACGTAAAGGTGACCGACCGGACCTTTGTCAAATCAACCTCTCCCGACAATGGCATGGACGTAATACGCCGGGGAGCGGAATTGATTGTCGACTTCCCGGAGATAACCCCTATCCGTACACAATTCCGGATAGACGCCGCCTATACTTACACGAAATATATAGATAACTCATTATCCTATTATTATCAGAACGGATGGTCGCACACTGACACCAGCCTGCCCAACCGTTCCTACCAATATGTAGGTATCTATGCCAACGGCGACAATTCATCCATAACCGCCAACGGAAAGCGTACCCACTCGTTGGATGCCAATATCACCGCTATCACCCGTATCCCGAAAGCCCGGCTGATTATATCCTGCCGGCTGGAAGCCTCACTAGTGAAGCGTTCGCAGAACATCTCCGAATACAAGGGTAAGGAATACGCCTTCAAAGTCAGCGAAAGCAGTAATGCCCGAACCGAAGGAAGCATCTACGACGGAGATTCCTACACAGCCATCTGGCCCGTAGCCTATCTCGACCTGAATAACGAAATGCATCCTTTCACTTCCGCCGAAGCCGAAAATCCGGAGTTCTCTTATCTGATACGTAAATCGGGCAATGCTTATACGTTCGCAGCCGACGGGTACGACCCGTATTTCTCTGCCAACATCAACATAACTAAAGAGATTGGCGACCACATATCCCTGTCTCTCAACGCTATCAACTTTACCAATTCACGCCCTTATGTGAAATCCCGTGCAACCGGTGTAAGCGCGCTCTTCACCCCCGATTTCTATTACGGGCTCACTTGCCGCATTAAATTTTAA
- a CDS encoding DUF4876 domain-containing protein — MKQSIYIVLLTAAIGIATGCTDIDKENPYGDRLHTLQVTAVYPEGYTEYLREGITVKIEDVDRGNSYKAKTDKDGTVQFSLTQGIYRVQISDKSEQDIFNGLADNVKLTDGDMAFNLPLLHSRAGTIIIKEIYCGGCTKLPLEGNYQSDKYIILHNNDSEVQYLDSLCFGTLDPYNAQATNVWVKQDSETGATIFPDFAPIAQCVWQFGGTGKTFPLQPGEDAVIALNGAIDHAAQYPQSVNLNKPGYFVCYNNVYFPNTQYHPAPGDQITPEHHLNVVVKTGQANAYTYSLSSPATIIFKAEGITIQDFVAKEGSILQKPGSTVDRVIAVPLEWVIDGTEIYYGGSSNNKKRISPSIDAGYVTQSATYNGRSLHRQVDEVATQEAGYEILVDTNNSSADFYEREKPSLHE, encoded by the coding sequence ATGAAGCAATCCATCTACATAGTATTACTGACAGCCGCCATCGGCATCGCAACAGGATGCACGGACATCGACAAAGAGAATCCGTACGGCGACCGGTTGCATACCCTGCAAGTCACTGCCGTCTACCCGGAAGGTTACACAGAATATCTCCGGGAAGGAATAACCGTGAAAATTGAAGACGTAGACCGTGGCAACTCCTACAAGGCAAAAACCGATAAGGACGGAACGGTACAGTTCTCACTGACACAAGGAATCTACCGTGTGCAAATCAGTGACAAGAGCGAGCAGGATATCTTCAACGGACTCGCCGACAATGTAAAACTGACGGACGGGGATATGGCTTTCAATCTGCCATTGCTCCACTCCAGAGCAGGAACTATCATCATCAAGGAAATCTACTGCGGCGGTTGTACCAAACTGCCGTTGGAAGGGAATTACCAGTCCGATAAATATATCATCCTGCATAATAACGATTCGGAAGTACAATACCTCGACAGTTTGTGCTTCGGCACGCTCGACCCTTACAATGCGCAAGCCACCAACGTATGGGTGAAGCAGGACTCGGAAACAGGAGCAACCATCTTCCCCGACTTCGCTCCCATCGCCCAATGCGTCTGGCAGTTTGGCGGCACAGGCAAGACGTTCCCGTTGCAACCGGGAGAAGACGCGGTGATTGCCCTCAACGGAGCCATCGACCATGCGGCACAATACCCGCAGTCCGTCAACTTGAACAAACCCGGATACTTTGTCTGCTACAACAATGTCTACTTCCCGAATACGCAATACCACCCGGCTCCGGGCGACCAAATCACGCCGGAGCATCACTTGAACGTTGTCGTGAAGACGGGACAGGCTAATGCCTATACCTACTCATTATCCTCTCCCGCCACAATCATTTTCAAGGCTGAGGGCATTACCATACAGGACTTCGTTGCCAAAGAAGGCAGCATCCTACAAAAACCCGGAAGCACAGTCGACCGGGTGATAGCCGTCCCGCTTGAGTGGGTTATCGACGGCACGGAGATATACTACGGCGGTTCCTCTAACAATAAGAAGCGTATCTCTCCTTCCATCGACGCCGGATACGTCACCCAAAGCGCCACTTACAACGGGCGCAGCCTGCACCGCCAGGTAGACGAAGTAGCCACGCAGGAAGCCGGTTATGAGATACTGGTAGATACCAACAACTCCTCTGCCGATTTTTACGAACGAGAAAAACCATCTTTGCATGAGTGA
- a CDS encoding DUF6850 family outer membrane beta-barrel protein: MSDMRKIDITCLLLLCMVSAASAQTYDIIERRNSWNAGANVTGIMTDSITTSYAELYGNNRHGDFRNSYEAAKSWSAGAIAKSITHLKGYSLTGSFSFDHTSGKNMSGSMFIHPGFYPVDILEFTPGRKDLQTYAFMGGIATDIAPNWRLGGKIDFSAANYSKRKDLRHTNYRLDLTVAPSVMYHSGELAIGFSYLFNKNSESVKAEVIGTAETSYNAFLDKGLMYGAYEAWNGSGIHLSESGINGFPVKELSHGAALQLQWKGFYGDIEYTHSAGSAGEREAIWFKFPTHRITSHLSYRFKQGNKEHFLRLNLQWSHLTNNENVISKETVNGITTTHVHGSNRIFEQDAFFANPEYELISPRGELRLGTELSTFKRLTTQMYPYVASEKMLCSRTYISGILHTGRFDLKAVASFSTGDFTEKSRTVETATEPGNPPYRLTDYYNLQNEYATATHATLRLGLRYHFNRGIYAEVQGSYTHGFNLNYIEGSSRWSETIKLGYTF; this comes from the coding sequence ATGAGTGATATGAGAAAAATAGATATAACCTGTCTTTTGCTATTATGCATGGTGTCCGCTGCTTCGGCACAGACCTATGACATTATAGAACGGCGTAACTCATGGAACGCCGGAGCCAATGTCACGGGCATCATGACAGATAGCATCACTACCTCTTACGCCGAACTGTACGGAAACAACCGCCACGGCGACTTCCGTAACTCGTACGAAGCGGCAAAGTCGTGGAGTGCCGGGGCGATAGCAAAGTCCATCACCCACTTGAAAGGCTACTCCCTGACCGGTTCATTCTCCTTCGACCATACTTCCGGCAAGAATATGAGCGGTTCGATGTTTATCCATCCGGGATTTTATCCGGTAGACATCCTCGAATTCACCCCCGGACGCAAAGACCTGCAAACCTATGCGTTCATGGGCGGTATAGCAACCGACATCGCCCCCAACTGGCGACTGGGCGGAAAGATAGATTTTTCCGCAGCCAATTACTCCAAACGGAAAGACTTGCGGCATACCAACTACAGGCTCGACCTGACGGTAGCCCCCAGTGTCATGTATCATTCCGGTGAACTGGCAATCGGCTTCTCTTATCTCTTCAACAAAAACAGCGAATCTGTCAAAGCGGAAGTTATCGGTACGGCAGAGACGTCCTACAACGCCTTTCTGGACAAAGGGCTGATGTACGGAGCCTACGAAGCATGGAACGGCAGCGGAATCCACTTGAGTGAATCGGGAATCAACGGTTTCCCAGTCAAAGAACTCTCTCACGGAGCAGCCTTGCAACTGCAATGGAAAGGCTTCTACGGAGATATTGAATATACACACTCTGCCGGCTCTGCCGGCGAACGGGAAGCTATCTGGTTCAAATTCCCGACGCACCGGATTACCTCTCATTTGAGTTACCGCTTCAAACAGGGAAATAAGGAACATTTTCTGCGGCTGAACCTGCAATGGTCGCACTTAACCAATAATGAAAACGTAATCAGCAAGGAAACAGTCAACGGAATAACAACCACTCATGTACACGGCTCCAACCGTATCTTCGAGCAAGACGCTTTCTTCGCCAATCCCGAATATGAACTTATAAGCCCGCGCGGTGAACTTCGCCTGGGAACGGAATTATCGACATTCAAACGTCTCACAACTCAGATGTACCCTTATGTCGCTTCGGAAAAGATGCTTTGCAGCCGGACGTATATCTCCGGGATACTCCACACCGGAAGATTCGACTTGAAAGCCGTCGCATCCTTTTCTACGGGAGACTTCACCGAGAAAAGCAGAACCGTCGAGACAGCAACGGAACCGGGCAATCCGCCTTATCGACTGACTGATTATTATAATCTGCAGAATGAGTATGCAACCGCCACGCACGCCACTCTACGTCTCGGATTACGTTATCATTTCAACCGGGGAATTTATGCGGAAGTACAGGGAAGCTATACGCACGGTTTCAACCTCAACTACATAGAGGGTTCGAGCCGGTGGAGCGAAACCATAAAGCTAGGATATACTTTTTAG